One genomic segment of Petrotoga sp. 9PWA.NaAc.5.4 includes these proteins:
- a CDS encoding Eco57I restriction-modification methylase domain-containing protein, whose product MNNSVKKMILDLKNLINQYITNDQDLSLQVMLSLVFIKILEVKGLTKDSQKIFNNQNSMQNLLNIFFSRICFLNETLGYFYNIMEIEGKISCEFIEEASKILNTVQTEDWKKEEIIAWSYEHYNHDSKNNSEVTSQFYTPDWIVEYLIENTFVKHYANNTNFDIETIKIIDPACGCGNFIIALYDSLKEAYLNRGYSSKKACQNIISKNLYGVDKDSKAAEITRKILKLKILEDGVREPIEPNIAIVFKQNSDIGLLEKLEVLGSLITKKDLTLIKDLRLEDKDLIKLIEILSLKYDIVLTNPPYIDSSDYDEQLKKYIDQDYKKFRKNLYACFIIKSYELLKNEGFVGMITPQTFMFISSYEKTRKFIIDNFNIDKLVHFDLGGVFEEALIDTAMFVLKKTSGEDFGEFIDLTSFKRKDSKKHALMEIWKKRNQEYISRYVYHVDKNRFLKVPRYPFIYWISDEILSIFEYKPLNKFADVRQGIATGDNKKFLRYFWEVKRDDISFNYNEDHKKWVPYAKGGPYNKWYGNLWWVIAFDEENYNLLNNMGNNLPNKKYYFKKGITYTMTTSKGSTFRYLPENFLFDCKGSSIFFKNDALIFRFLGILNNSLFSYLERFIAGSVDLEVGDLKKLPIPESIFKKSVETKNLEILSKLNITIKKQNTEIYPTEWHFNKDLIKNVSKFSEFVYTKNALDTYLLLSEGLIDILILKLYNLNVKNFQEIYSSEKVPWAFYPIVDKKDFNFLPSLVSLIKEDFLIEMALSSEDIKYIEKVLKDFYSEKMSIIQVQFNQNNKNNQRQHKKAYLNNIENMCEETSCNPISVFKEFHNDDKLSKELAILKIDYEIQHYLLNSSKGFIPMGFDKNNEEHFLYSLFKEEEISLIENLLHMNLREYIIKEYLENHEKLYKNVPLVWKIGLRNCCFFIHFHNLTEITKMNILEFLKNHKTFKNKKEVLTTISSKNFDINIEDGVLKNKKKFFKNL is encoded by the coding sequence TTGAATAATTCTGTTAAAAAGATGATTTTAGATTTAAAAAATCTGATTAATCAATATATTACAAATGATCAAGACCTTTCCCTACAGGTCATGTTGAGTTTAGTTTTTATAAAAATTTTAGAGGTAAAGGGTCTAACGAAAGATTCTCAAAAAATCTTTAATAATCAAAATTCTATGCAAAACCTTTTAAATATATTTTTTTCTCGCATATGTTTTTTGAATGAAACTCTTGGATACTTCTATAACATAATGGAAATTGAAGGCAAAATCTCATGCGAATTTATTGAAGAAGCATCAAAAATACTCAATACAGTACAAACTGAAGACTGGAAAAAAGAAGAAATAATCGCTTGGAGTTATGAACATTACAATCACGATTCTAAAAATAATTCAGAAGTTACGTCACAATTTTATACTCCAGATTGGATCGTTGAATACTTAATAGAGAATACTTTTGTCAAACATTATGCAAATAATACTAATTTTGATATTGAAACCATAAAAATTATAGATCCGGCTTGTGGATGCGGAAACTTTATTATTGCTTTGTATGATTCTTTAAAAGAAGCTTATTTAAATAGAGGTTATTCTTCTAAAAAAGCCTGTCAAAATATTATTTCAAAGAATTTATATGGAGTTGATAAAGATAGCAAAGCTGCCGAAATTACAAGAAAGATTTTAAAGTTAAAGATTTTAGAAGATGGCGTAAGAGAACCTATAGAACCTAATATCGCTATAGTTTTCAAACAAAATAGCGATATTGGACTTCTTGAAAAGTTAGAAGTATTAGGAAGTTTAATCACAAAAAAAGATCTAACCCTTATAAAAGATTTAAGGCTGGAAGACAAAGATTTGATTAAACTAATAGAAATTTTATCTCTTAAATATGATATAGTATTAACAAATCCTCCGTATATAGACTCGTCTGATTATGATGAGCAACTCAAAAAATATATAGATCAAGATTACAAAAAATTTAGAAAAAACCTATATGCCTGCTTTATAATAAAAAGCTACGAACTTTTGAAAAACGAAGGTTTTGTTGGCATGATAACACCTCAAACTTTTATGTTTATAAGTAGTTATGAAAAAACTAGAAAATTTATAATTGATAATTTTAATATAGATAAATTAGTTCATTTCGATTTAGGGGGAGTTTTTGAAGAAGCTCTTATTGATACTGCGATGTTTGTCTTAAAAAAGACATCAGGAGAAGATTTTGGAGAATTCATAGATTTAACGTCTTTCAAGAGAAAAGACTCAAAAAAACATGCTCTAATGGAAATATGGAAAAAAAGAAATCAAGAATATATTTCACGATATGTATACCATGTAGATAAAAATAGGTTTTTAAAAGTTCCAAGATATCCTTTTATATATTGGATAAGTGATGAAATCTTATCAATATTTGAATATAAACCTTTGAATAAGTTTGCAGATGTAAGACAAGGTATAGCTACAGGCGATAACAAAAAGTTTTTAAGATATTTTTGGGAAGTAAAAAGAGATGATATTAGTTTTAATTACAACGAAGATCATAAAAAATGGGTACCATATGCTAAAGGTGGACCTTACAACAAATGGTATGGCAATCTATGGTGGGTTATTGCTTTTGATGAAGAGAATTACAATCTTTTAAATAATATGGGAAACAACCTTCCAAATAAAAAATATTATTTTAAAAAAGGTATAACCTATACGATGACTACTTCTAAAGGCTCAACTTTTAGATATTTACCTGAAAATTTTTTGTTTGATTGTAAAGGAAGCTCAATATTTTTTAAGAATGACGCTTTAATATTTAGATTTTTGGGAATACTTAACAATAGTCTTTTTTCTTATCTTGAAAGGTTTATTGCCGGAAGCGTTGACCTTGAAGTAGGAGATCTGAAAAAGTTACCTATTCCAGAAAGTATCTTTAAAAAAAGTGTTGAAACAAAAAATTTGGAGATACTTTCTAAGTTGAATATCACTATTAAAAAACAAAATACCGAGATATATCCTACAGAATGGCATTTTAACAAAGATCTTATAAAAAATGTTTCTAAATTTTCTGAGTTTGTTTATACTAAAAACGCTCTTGATACTTACCTTTTGCTTTCTGAAGGATTAATAGATATTTTAATATTAAAGTTGTACAATCTGAATGTAAAAAACTTCCAAGAAATATACTCGAGTGAAAAGGTTCCGTGGGCTTTTTATCCTATAGTTGACAAAAAAGATTTTAACTTTTTACCTTCTTTGGTATCTCTAATTAAAGAGGATTTTTTGATAGAAATGGCTTTAAGTTCTGAAGATATAAAATATATAGAAAAAGTTTTGAAAGATTTTTATAGTGAAAAAATGTCAATTATTCAAGTCCAGTTTAATCAAAATAATAAAAATAATCAAAGGCAACACAAAAAAGCTTACCTAAATAATATAGAAAATATGTGCGAAGAAACTTCTTGCAATCCTATTAGCGTTTTTAAAGAGTTCCATAATGATGATAAGCTTTCAAAAGAATTAGCTATTTTAAAAATAGATTATGAGATACAACATTATCTTTTAAATTCTTCAAAAGGTTTTATTCCTATGGGCTTTGATAAAAATAATGAAGAACATTTTTTATATTCTTTGTTTAAAGAAGAAGAAATTAGCTTAATTGAAAATCTTCTTCATATGAATCTAAGAGAATATATAATTAAAGAGTATCTTGAAAATCATGAAAAATTATATAAAAATGTTCCTTTGGTGTGGAAAATTGGGTTAAGGAACTGTTGTTTTTTTATTCATTTTCACAATTTAACTGAAATTACAAAAATGAATATTTTGGAGTTTTTAAAAAATCATAAAACATTTAAAAATAAAAAAGAAGTCTTAACAACAATAAGCTCAAAAAATTTTGATATAAATATTGAAGATGGGGTATTGAAAAATAAAAAGAAATTTTTTAAAAATCTTTAA
- a CDS encoding FMN-binding protein has product MKVKRIFFVMLIVSLFMSSSFSAIFGKSNNSWKDGTYIGYSDASDRTYTKAVVKIKKGKIVEVILEEINIPTGLPKDENYPWQPWQEAMKELPKRFVEVNGSEIDVFTGATHSSEMAIQAVERALKRAEGFEGVIDGIYVGHSQISSRNDRANAIIIVKEGKITEVVLNEYQDIYNTVKPKEKDSYPYEPFHQAKEEIAKKILEKGSLPVDIYTGATSSSNMWMEAVEDAMEKAGFKF; this is encoded by the coding sequence ATGAAGGTAAAAAGAATATTTTTTGTAATGTTAATTGTTTCTTTGTTTATGTCTTCGAGTTTTTCGGCAATTTTCGGAAAATCTAACAATTCTTGGAAAGACGGAACTTACATTGGATATTCTGATGCATCTGATAGAACTTACACAAAAGCTGTTGTAAAGATAAAAAAAGGGAAAATTGTTGAAGTCATACTTGAAGAAATCAATATTCCTACAGGATTACCTAAAGACGAAAATTATCCATGGCAACCATGGCAAGAAGCTATGAAAGAGTTGCCAAAGAGATTTGTCGAAGTAAATGGTTCTGAAATAGACGTATTTACAGGTGCAACTCACTCTTCTGAAATGGCAATTCAAGCTGTTGAAAGAGCGCTAAAGAGAGCTGAAGGTTTTGAAGGAGTAATAGATGGCATTTACGTTGGTCACTCTCAAATATCTTCAAGAAATGATAGAGCTAATGCAATAATAATTGTAAAAGAAGGAAAAATAACGGAAGTAGTTTTAAATGAGTATCAAGATATATATAACACGGTAAAACCTAAAGAAAAGGATAGCTATCCATACGAACCTTTCCATCAAGCAAAAGAAGAAATAGCAAAAAAAATATTAGAAAAAGGTAGTCTTCCTGTTGATATATACACAGGTGCAACCAGTAGCTCAAATATGTGGATGGAAGCTGTTGAGGATGCGATGGAAAAAGCGGGATTTAAATTTTAA